The Chlorocebus sabaeus isolate Y175 chromosome 1, mChlSab1.0.hap1, whole genome shotgun sequence genome includes a region encoding these proteins:
- the LOC103248365 gene encoding caspase-1 isoform X1 translates to MADKVLKEKRKLFIDSMGEGTINGLLDELLQTRVLNQEEMEKVKRENPTVMDKARAVIDSVIRKGAQASQICITYICEEDRYLAGTLGLSADQTSGNSLNMQDYQGVLSSFPASLAMQDNPAMPTSSGSKGNVKLCSQEEAQRIWKEKPTEIYPIMVKSVRTRLALIICNEEFDTLPRRTGAEVDITGMTMLLQNLGYSVDVRKNLTASEMTTELEAFAHRPEHKTSDSTFLVFMSHGIREGICGKKYSEQVPDVLQLNAIFEMLNTRNCPSLKDKPKVIIIQACRGENYGVVWLKDSAGVCRKISLPTTEEFEDDAVKKAHIEKDFIAFCSSTPDNVSWRHPTKGSVFIIRLIEHIQEYACSCDVEEIFRKVRLSFEQPGGRVQMPTTERVTLTRCFYLFPGH, encoded by the exons ATGGCTG ACAAGGtcctgaaggagaagagaaagctgTTTATCGATTCCATGGGTGAAGGTACAATAAATGGTTTACTGGATGAATTATTACAGACAAGGGTGCTGAACcaggaagagatggagaaagtAAAACGTGAAAATCCTACCGTTATGGATAAGGCCCGAGCTGTGATTGACTCTGTTATTCGCAAAGGGGCACAGGCATCCCAAATTTGCATCACATACATTTGTGAAGAAGACAGGTACCTGGCAGGGACGCTGGGACTTTCAGCAG ATCAAACATCTGGAAATTCCCTTAATATGCAAGACTATCAAGGAgtactttcttcctttccag CTTCTCTGGCAATGCAGGACAACCCAGCTATGCCCACATCCTCAGGCTCAAAAGGGAATGTCAAGCTTTGCTCCCAAGAAGAAGCTCAAAGGATATGGAAAGAAAAGCCGACAGAG ATTTATCCAATAATGGTCAAGTCAGTCCGCACACGTCTTGCTCTCATTATCTGCAATGAAGAATTTGACACTCTTCCTAGAAGAACTGGAGCTGAGGTTGACATCACAGGCATGACAATGCTGCTACAAAATCTGGGGTACAGCGTAGATGTGAGAAAAAATCTCACGGCTTCG GAAATGACTACAGAGCTGGAGGCATTTGCACACCGCCCAGAGCACAAGACCTCTGACAGCACCTTCCTGGTGTTCATGTCTCATGGTATTCGGGAAGGCATTTGTGGGAAGAAATACTCTGAGCAAGTCCCAGATGTATTACAACTCAATGCAATCTTTGAAATGTTGAATACCAGGAACTGCCCAAGTTTGAAGGACAAACCGAAGGTGATCATCATCCAGGCCTGCCGTGGTG AGAACTATGGTGTGGTGTGGTTAAAAGATTCAGCAGGAGTTTGTAGAAAAATATCTTTACCAACTACAGAAGAGTTTGAGGATGATGCTGTTAAGAAAGCCCACATAGAGAAGGATTTTATTGCTTTCTGCTCTTCCACACCAG ATAACGTTTCTTGGAGACATCCCACAAAGGGCTCTGTTTTTATTATAAGACTCATTGAACATATACAAGAATATGCTTGTTCCTGTGATGTGGAGGAAATTTTCCGCAAG GTTCGACTTTCATTTGAGCAGCCAGGTGGTAGAGTGCAGATGCCCACCACTGAAAGAGTGACTTTGACAAGATGTTTCTACCTCTTCCCAGGACATTAA
- the LOC103248365 gene encoding caspase-1 isoform X2: protein MYRPCQKGRRSILSVSATQEVRREKPWLTRVLNQEEMEKVKRENPTVMDKARAVIDSVIRKGAQASQICITYICEEDRYLAGTLGLSADQTSGNSLNMQDYQGVLSSFPASLAMQDNPAMPTSSGSKGNVKLCSQEEAQRIWKEKPTEIYPIMVKSVRTRLALIICNEEFDTLPRRTGAEVDITGMTMLLQNLGYSVDVRKNLTASEMTTELEAFAHRPEHKTSDSTFLVFMSHGIREGICGKKYSEQVPDVLQLNAIFEMLNTRNCPSLKDKPKVIIIQACRGENYGVVWLKDSAGVCRKISLPTTEEFEDDAVKKAHIEKDFIAFCSSTPDNVSWRHPTKGSVFIIRLIEHIQEYACSCDVEEIFRKVRLSFEQPGGRVQMPTTERVTLTRCFYLFPGH from the exons ATGTACAGGCCCTGCCAAAAAGGAAGACGAAGCATACTTTCAGTTTCAGCCACACAAGAAGTGAGGAGAGAAAAGCCATGGCTG ACAAGGGTGCTGAACcaggaagagatggagaaagtAAAACGTGAAAATCCTACCGTTATGGATAAGGCCCGAGCTGTGATTGACTCTGTTATTCGCAAAGGGGCACAGGCATCCCAAATTTGCATCACATACATTTGTGAAGAAGACAGGTACCTGGCAGGGACGCTGGGACTTTCAGCAG ATCAAACATCTGGAAATTCCCTTAATATGCAAGACTATCAAGGAgtactttcttcctttccag CTTCTCTGGCAATGCAGGACAACCCAGCTATGCCCACATCCTCAGGCTCAAAAGGGAATGTCAAGCTTTGCTCCCAAGAAGAAGCTCAAAGGATATGGAAAGAAAAGCCGACAGAG ATTTATCCAATAATGGTCAAGTCAGTCCGCACACGTCTTGCTCTCATTATCTGCAATGAAGAATTTGACACTCTTCCTAGAAGAACTGGAGCTGAGGTTGACATCACAGGCATGACAATGCTGCTACAAAATCTGGGGTACAGCGTAGATGTGAGAAAAAATCTCACGGCTTCG GAAATGACTACAGAGCTGGAGGCATTTGCACACCGCCCAGAGCACAAGACCTCTGACAGCACCTTCCTGGTGTTCATGTCTCATGGTATTCGGGAAGGCATTTGTGGGAAGAAATACTCTGAGCAAGTCCCAGATGTATTACAACTCAATGCAATCTTTGAAATGTTGAATACCAGGAACTGCCCAAGTTTGAAGGACAAACCGAAGGTGATCATCATCCAGGCCTGCCGTGGTG AGAACTATGGTGTGGTGTGGTTAAAAGATTCAGCAGGAGTTTGTAGAAAAATATCTTTACCAACTACAGAAGAGTTTGAGGATGATGCTGTTAAGAAAGCCCACATAGAGAAGGATTTTATTGCTTTCTGCTCTTCCACACCAG ATAACGTTTCTTGGAGACATCCCACAAAGGGCTCTGTTTTTATTATAAGACTCATTGAACATATACAAGAATATGCTTGTTCCTGTGATGTGGAGGAAATTTTCCGCAAG GTTCGACTTTCATTTGAGCAGCCAGGTGGTAGAGTGCAGATGCCCACCACTGAAAGAGTGACTTTGACAAGATGTTTCTACCTCTTCCCAGGACATTAA